ACTTTGGTCCAACCTTGTGTTTACTGCTTGccatatataaatattttgaaagaaGAAATCTTGCCCCGCTCTCTAACGTGTTGATAGGCGGTGGTCAGGTGTTCGTTCACATGTGCATTGCACGCGGTTAACTCTACGCTTCTCGCACTCCATATGCCAAGCACCGGCTCCTCATATGTCACACGTGGCGCCATATATGCTACTTCATACGAAAGCTCGTTTTGCGGCGAATATTGATCTTCCCGAAGCAAGAGACTTCATactaagatgtgtgtgtgtgtgtgtgtgtgtgtgtgtgtgtgtgtgtgtgtgtgtgtgtgtgtgtgtgtgtgtgtgtgtgtgtgtgtgtgtgtgtgtgtgtgtgtgtatttaagagACGAATGACATGTTAAATAACGATATACGTATGTGTACATTTCAGAAGGGCCCCCCGTCCTGCGGGAACATCCGAGCAGCGTGGTGGTGCCCCGCAATGGCCCTGCCACTCTCAACTGTGCTGCCTCAGATGGGGCTCGTATCAGGTGGTTCCGTGACGGGGAAGAGGTGACCACCTCGAGGCAGGATCCCCGTGCCCACCGTGCAATACTGCCCTCAGgctcactcttcttcctccgcgtCACCTCCACCAGGAAAGAAACGGACGCAGGTACCTACTGGTGCACTGCAGCCAACAGGTATGGTGCCACGCGTTCCCGCAATGCCACCCTTACCGTGGCCACGCTGGCCACTGACTTCCAGAGTGTGGCGGAGCCTGAGATGAAGGCCCGCGTGGGAGATACAGTCAGCTTGCCCTGCCGACCACCGAGGGGCATCCCACGCCCTGAAGTCACCTGGCTGAGGGACGGTCGTCAGGTGAGCGACTCCCGCCGTGTCATCGTCACGGAGGAGGGTGACCTGGTCATCAGCCAAGCTGTGGAGAAAGACTCGGCTGTCTATGTGTGTCGCGCTCGAAATGCTGCGGGATCCCGCCAGTCTACACCCACGGTGCTCTCCATTATGAGTAAGTATCCTGGGTATTTGTGTTAtctgaatgtgtgtatgtgtatgtatgtgtgtcattCACCTACAATCGTCTGTTGGTCATTCAGCCAACAACTCCAATacggaaagtgtattaacttgCCTCTAGGTAGGCCTTAGACTATTATGTCACACACCAGGACGCAGACATCATAATATCTCGGTTAACGTCACATAATTATCTACTTCCTGCTAAGAGAGCTTAAGCCTATCTCTCCCTGCTAAGAGAGCTTAAGCGTATCTCTCCGCGCACGGACTcgaatgttttttcttttctttttcgggCGGGGGAGGGTTTGTGAGAGTAACATGCTAATACAGTAGTAACACgagtaggaaaaaataaataaaataaaaaagtgtgcatcggccgggaatcgaacccgggcctcccgCGTGGCAGGCGAGAATTCTACCACTGAACCACCGATGCGCAATAACGACTGTCTCGGTGCTGTATTTCAAATTTGGATCTTTTTGCATGGTAGTCAATAagtcataagtgtgtgtgtgtgtgtgtgtgtgtgtgtgtgtgtgtgtgtgtgcgcgcgtgcatgcaagcgtgcgtgcgtacgtgtgtgagtgtgtatgttcCATAGTATTCCTTCATGATctagatttcatttttttttaggcaAAAGTATTGCACTCAATTGAGTTTCTGTCCGCAGCGCCACCCTGGTTCAAGGAACGCCCTACCAACGTGACAGCAACATCtggcgtggtggtggagctGGCGTGCAGGGTGCAGGGCTCTCCCTTGCCCGTAATAACCTGGCGGAGGCTGGACGGGAAGATGCCAATAGAACGCGCCACACTGGAGGAACAACGCCTGTTGCTCCAGGAGGTGGCGGTCACAGACTCAggcgtgtacgtgtgtgaggCGGAGAGTGAGGCGGGTAGGGTCTCTGCCAAGGTCACACTCACTGTGGTTGATGCTCCTGAGCTGACGCAGCGGCCGCAGCACCTTCAAGTCATGGCCGGCGAGGACGCAAGAATTTCTTGCCGCGTTGAAGGAGAGCCACACCCGATGGTGGTGTGGCGCCTCCCTACGCTGGACAAGGCCGCTCTCCTTGTTCCAGGCCAGAGCAGCGGCCGAGCCTCCGTCACCAAGGACGGACACACCCTCCAGCTGCGACAGGCGGCCACCGAGGACAGCGGCACCTACTACTGCTGGGGCGtaagcagcggcggcggcgtgaGCGGTTGGGCTGAAATGGTCGTGGTGTTGGCCTTGCCTCCGCCCGTGGTAGGTGTGGGTCCTCAAGACCAGAAGGTGGCTCCTGGGGGCACTGTCACCTTCCGCTGTGAGGTGGTGAGCGAGGCGGCCGAGGCCCGGGTCACCTGGCACTACCGGGCCGACACACACTTACCAGTAAACACAATCTCACAGGGTGCTGACCCTCGCTTCTCCCTGCCTGACAACGGCGCCCTCATCATCAAGGACGTACGTCCGGACGACGCCGGCGTTTACTCCTGCCACGTGGAGGCGTTGACGGGCAGCGCGGAGCAGAGTGCAGCGCTGCGTGTGTCTGAGGATGCAGGGGACAGCGAGCCCCTACCGCTGCTGCCGGCGCCACCCACCAAGCCTCGGGTGGTGGATGTGAACCAGACGGCGGTGCAGCTGAGCTGGCTGCCTAACTCACAGGAGGGCGGGGAGTGGGCGCAGTGGTACTCAGTGGAGTACTGGCGCCGTGGCTGGCCGGAGTGGCGCGTGGCCGACGCTGTCACCACGCAGGAATCGTGTGTAGTGGATCAGCTCGTCCCCGGGCACACCTACACCTTCCTGGTGCGCGCCGTGAGCAGCCGCGGCGCCTCCTTCCCAAGTCCGTGGTCAGAGCCCGTCACCGCCAGGCCGCGCCGCGAATCAGGGCTTGATGCAGAACAGCTGCGACAGGCGCGCCGCCGCCTCTCCCGACCTGTGGTCGCTCTCAGCAGGGCGTCTGCCACCGCTCCCGATAGTGTGCTGCTCAACTGGGAGTTCCTGTCAACGGCGGATGGCGCAGTGGAGGGCGTGTTGGTGTACTCTGTGAGGGAGGGCGGTGGCGTGCAGGTGGCCACCGTGCtgggtgcctcctcctcctcacacgtgGTGCACGACCTGCAGCCCTTCACGCCCTACACCTTCTTCGTGGTGCCCTTCTGGCGCAGCGTTGAGGGCACCCCCTCTAACTCCTACTCGCTCACCACTCCCGAGGACGGtaagtgtgtctgtctttccgtctcCTTGTTTGGCTGTcgctcagtctgtctgtctgcctgtctttctatGTACGACCAGCTCACTCATCTGTCTCTTTCCACAGTGCCGCTGGAGGCGCCCAGCAACGTACGCGTGGCGCGGCGACAGGAAGGCTCGGTCCTCATCCAGTGGAAGGGTGTGGAGGGTGCGGCGGTTCGCGGGCAGCTGCACGGGTATCGCGTGACACTGAGCCACAACGGTAGCCAAAGCACGCAGACGGTGGCATCGCCCTGGTTGGAGGCGACTGGACTCCTGGCGGGACGCCTCTACACCGTGAAGGTGGCGGCTCTCaacggggcggggctggggccCTTCAGTGACCCCGTGCTGCTCGATACCCGCAGCACCGACGAGGCCCTGGCGGCGGAGGATGGCGCGGGCTCTGTGTTGTACGCGCCTCCCCAGCCTGCTTGGTTGGCTTATTTACTGGTgccgctggtgctggtgctgtttTTGGTCACGTTGTGGTATGTGAGAAGACTGCGGCATAAGGCACCGCCCTCTAACCCGCCCCACGCTCCTTCTCTGTATGAGGACCCGTCCCTCTGCCCTGACCACCATTCCCTTAATCTTTACAGTGAACACAAACTATGGCGACCGACGGAAAACGAAAAGAACGCCAGTTTATCTTCCAAAAGGCTTCTGCGACCAGATCATCTTGCTAATGAGTACGCCGAACCGCGCGTGCAGCTGATCAATGATGCTACGGAGCCCTATGCCACCACGGCCCTGCTGGCGCCTCACTCACCCATCCTAAAGCAAGGCACACCCTGGCGACACCACAGTGACGATTCTGGAGTGCAGGTCAACTGGGCCGCTATcttacctccacctccctcctgtcCGCCTCCACTGGATCTCGGTGATTTCTCATCGTGCTGCCACCAGTACAGGCCTCCAAGGCATTATACCTCCACTGCCCAAGAACAGTTGGACGAGGTTCATTATGAACATCCTGAGCCACGGCGACCCTACATCAGGGTGACGCTCCGTGACCGTCCCACAGACTTGGTCACTTTCAGCTCATTGGACAGCCGCAGTTCCATTAGATCTTCCTTATGCAGCTCTCACACTCCACATCCAGCGCCGTCGCGCCACACCAACACTAGATAGTTCCATTTACGCCACGCTACCATACCCTCCACAGTGTTTGAAAGGCAACAAGGACCTGCgggtaaaggagaagatggtggTAAGCGTCTCTGCAGGGCATAGAAGCCTGGGGCCTCCCACCTCGTACCTCCGACAGCAACCAGTGTTCTGGGGCGGGACTGCCTCCACCCCGCTGTGAGGCACCAATCAGGCTGTTGTTGATGCTACTAGTCATTatgagtgtgtatatatgtagatagcgatattattttttatcaaaaatatttttcataACAAACCAATAATTGTATCAATATCCTTGATATATTACACTCATCAATATGTACAATTAAAATCAAACTGGAAGTTgagaggggacacacacacacacacacacacacacacacacacacacacacacacacacacacacagagagagagagagagagagagagagagagagagaggggggggaggaatggaagaggaggagggagagagggagggaggcgaaaTCGGTGGAGTGTGTGGTCCAATAAAGCGTCCGGGGGGCACACTACCTATAATGGAAGACAAAAACATCCACATGGTGCGCTTTGTTGAGGACGTTCTTGGGCATGTAAGTTCAAGGTCAATATCCATAAGTGATCGCAccgataagagaaagaaaaaaaagtaatctctGCAAAACAAAGGACAAAATGATTTAGAGGATAGCTGATACACTAAACAGTCAATATCACATCCAATATTGCTCTCGTCCATGATCTGTGTTTTCATTAACTCCTCGACCGTaactatcaagagagagagagagagagagagagagagagagagagagagagagagagagagagagactgaatgagtgactgaCAAAAATATCCATTCACATACAAATAAAGAGACAGCGGCAAATAGAAACATACCTACAAATAGAGCCAGACAGAGTGCAAAGGATAAATTAAACCCAAATAcgagcatgcacacacacacacacacacacacacacgtacgcataACCGCAACGGTATTAAGGTATACACAACGCTTCCTGTCCCATAAATTCTCCACACAGTAGTTATTGACATCATAACTTAGCGGGTACCTGCGTCGGACCGACAGTAATAGAGCTGCACCTTTGCGAAGCTGAACGCACTGCACTGCCTGTAAGCATTGGGAAAGCGTACTATTTCACTACCTTACAACCCTACTGGcagagagctgagagagagagagagagagagagagagagagagagagagagagagagagagagagagagagagagagagagagagagagagagagagagagagagagagagagaggaacaagtctatatttttactctccttttaaTTAAGGTAAGCGAAACTATCCTCATTTATAGTATACGAGTTTGATATCGATTACATTAACATAGTTTTTTGGGTTTACACAATACAAGGATATCAATACATCGAGAAATACGCTACAGTATTGACACAGCCTTCCCTGCTACCTGTAGATCTGTCGCTTGGAAGAAATAACACTGGCAGGCAATCTTCTCCTGTGATGTGACGAGTTCAAAAAAATTGTAACACACTAATATGTTACTTTACGTTGAAAGCTGTAGAATCTGGCCatcataccagagagagagagagagagagagagagagagagagagagatggtgctCTTGCAACACTATATTAACTATACAGGGATTAAGGAATCATGGTagataatctgtgtgtgtgtgtgtgtgtgtgtgtgtgtgtgtgtgtgtgtgtgtgtgtgcagcacgcacacacgcgcatacatacacacacccacccattcacccacctacacacacacacacacacacacacacacactcacacctgtaaaagaaaacaacacgcAAGACATTAacacagcatctctctctctctctctctctctctctctctctctctctctctctctctctctctctctctctctctctctctctctctctctctctctctctatatatatatatatatatatatatatatatatatatatatatatatatatatatatatatatatatatatatatatatatatatatatatactttacttGCTGCTATTAACATCTGCTTCCTATCTAtttcagtatatttttttttactcgacGCTATTAATACCTGCTTCCCATATATTTCACCCATCAATGCCTGATATCTTATCACCTTATCGCTATCAACACTACTCTATCCTTTCTTGTGCTGGCTGTATCTCATCATGTGTCAATAGGTTGCAAGTAATTCAATGCCAAGGACTAAGTTTTGATagtttgtagtagtaatggcagcagcaggggcggcggtggtagtgCACGGTGGCAAGAtataacaaatagaaaaagaaagaaaaaaaaaatgcccaacGCCCTTCACGCCTCACCTGTAGTTCTCGAATGCTAGTACGTATTTTCCCTGGCGTCACGTGAAGCTGTACCGTCATGGCGAAGGCAACCAAGCGCAGGACGCGGCAAAGATACAatcagatgaaaagaagaaaaaatggtgcAAAAAATGGGAAACACAAATCAATGGGATATGATGTAGTGGAACGGATcacaacacactctctctctctctctctctctctctctctctctctctcactaaagaTGAAAAGCAAATAATTAAAACATATTAAAAATTCCCGAGACATCATCCATTAATTTTACTGAGACTTAATTAAATTTCTTCCTAATACATTCAATCACCGAAGGCACGAGGAGTTTCATTATTAAAACCCTCAACTAAGAAAACACTCCAACACGATGCACAAGTACCGATGCACGCCAGAGGGCAAGACTGAAGAACTTACAGCCAACGAAAATAGCGACAGTAATGAGTAATAATGTAAATCTTCAGTGTATATAATGCAATACATGGAACTGATAGGTGCGCCATGGACGAACCAATGCACCTACACACCTGGAGGGGCTTGAGGGGCTGGAGGGAGACGGggaggaacagacagacagacagacagacagacagacagacagacacacacacagagagagagagagagagagagagagagagagagagagagagagagagagagagagagagagagagagagagagagagagagagagagagagagagagagtcatacatTTTAAGGATGCATGGAAGAATAATACATAAAGAAATTCATTTGATGGAGCTTAATTTACGAAAGATGGCGgatgaagtagaggaggaggaggaggaggaggaggaggaggaggaggaggaggaggaggaggaggaggaggaggaggaggaggaggagaaggagaaggaggaagaaaatccaGTGTCGGTATCCCATCACTTGacgggaagaaaaaatacataacaaacttttatattttactcgttccttctttgttttcgaTCACATGCATctttgaatgaagaagaagaagaagaaaaagaagaagaagaagaagaagaagaaagaagaagaagaagaagaagaagaagaagaagaagaaatgatgaagaacgtcgacgaagacgaagacgaagacgaagacgtagaagaagaagaagaagaagaagaagaagaagaagaagaagaagaagaagaagaagaaacaaaaaaaagaaaagataaaaaacaataaggaagaagaaagacgaaaggaagaaacacgagaaggatataaaaggagcagagtagaaagacaaaagaaaaaataaagagaaggaatgaaacagagaaagatgagaaggaaggacccaactgaggaagaggagggacaagagACCAAACCCCCTTACCACTCCCACCCCTATACCTTCCCATTCCCCAAACACCGTCCCCCCCCCCACAAAACCGCACCATCTCACCCACTTGTATACACAGAAGCGGCTGAGTCGACTGGAAAATCTGGCTTCTCTGATCGTTATCTCCCGCAGGCGCCTATACCTGAGCCAACTACCTGAGGGGGGTTAGGGGGGGAAAGACAGAGGGGCCTGAGGTTAAGGGAGCGATGGACGAAGTGAACAGGGTGAGGATGTGTGGGAATAACTTGGCAGGGGGCTGTgaacgaaagctctgcagggGAGGACGGTTCAGCTCTGGAAGGATGATCTgacgtagagagagacagagagaaacagagagagagagacaaaaacagaaagacaCGGACCTATACGGGAGAGGATTGCTGGGAGTCCGTGAGAGGATGAAAAGGTTGCCTGCTTACCtgggaaacgaggaaaaaacgTGACAAATGCTACTAAGGGATTGGTGGTGAAAGTGAAAGTagcttaaatgtgtgtgtgcaggagggggataaagaggaagggaagtgtgtggtggtcatggtaaaggaaggaggaggaagacaaagggaacgaggagaacaaagagaacGAAGACTAAAacgaataatgataaataacaacaaaagaatgATCTCTAAGTATATACAACATagatcaagaacaagacaaggagccaaaaaataaataatgaaggctACCCAGACCAACAAGAACAAgttaaataaagaacaaaacaaagcagACGAGcaggcagcagagagagagagagagagagagagagagagagagagagagagagagagagagagagagagagagtgagtgagaggcagTGCTGAAGGCTGAAGAAAAAGCCAATTTACTAAGAATAAGAATGTGATAATTAAATTTTCATCCTTACTTTATGAACAAGTCTCCTGGTACTTACGctgtcctttcctttatttatcaccTCGTTTATACATTCATTTATAACTCCCTCGCTCTATGACTCTATGTATATTAACGACCAAGTTAATATTAAGATACCAAAGTTTCTCCTCGAGGggtaaaacatacatacataataccctctctctctctctctctctctctctctctctctctctctctctctctctctcactgaacaGCTGTAGTCCCTCATCCATCAGTCAGTGACGCCAGACCTCCTGGGAACAAATTAATCCCTATCAGTTTTGTACGGCACCACcctgagacagagacagagacagagacagagacagagagagagagagagagagagagagagagagaggcagaaagacaggcagaaagacaaacagacagacagagagagagacagacagagagagagacaggcagaaaaacagacagacagacagacagacagattgacagagaggcagacagacagaaagacagacagacagacaaaagaaaaagaataagtatatgaatagatagatagataaatagatagatagatagatagatagatagatagacagacagacagattgactgactgattgactgattgatggaTTGATTGATTGCTTGATTAAACTATCGATTGACTgaatgaaagatagacagatacagatAGCTAGATGCAAATTTGATagttaaatagtaaataaatagatacataaactcgaagacaaaaaaaatatagatagatgtatagatagatTGCTGGCATAAACAATAAGtgaggtagacagatagacagacagacagacagacaaaattaGAAAGCAAGAgactgaatgattgagtgagttaagagcagacagacaagcaaaacgaaagacacacagcaaggtacagaaacacacacacacacacacacacacacacacacacacacacacacacacacacacacacacacacacacacacacacacactcgaaaaATTACGTTGGGGAAACTCATTAGGCTTTAATTGATGCCATTTTTGTCTGCTTCTATTTAATTTGCTTTTTCTCGGTCAGTGAGCCtcgatgagtgtgtgtgtgtgtgtgtgtgtgtgtgtgtttagctttgGCCTCGACTTCAGCCTCGGTCATGTCCTTGTCCTCCGCATGTAGCCGCtgcgtcaccatcatcatcgccatcactatcatcatcatcaccatcaccaccaccaccaccaccaccaccaccaccaccaccaccatcatcgtcatcagcgTCGTGTGCCCCTCAGCAAACGCACGCACATATAAAGCCACGCGATTCATGCTTCAGTAAACCTTCATGGATAAACGTCAGGTcggtccaacacacacacacacacacacacacacacacacacacacacacacacacaccatatacgGAGGTGTTCGCTACAAAATTCCACCAAAAATATAATGTCATGCGATtccataataaataatactcACCTTGCCTCTCCACCATTCGTTCCCCAACCGACATATcaattccccctcctcctctacctctacctcctcactctcttcctcctctcctcctcctcctcctcctcctcctcctatatactccttctcctctcctcctcttcctcctcctcctcctcctactcctactcctactcctcctttttatcctcttcgtccttcagtgataaataagtcttgtgtttctttcctactcccctcaccaccattcTCATCACCAGTATCACTTTTGCAATCATCTTTTCTCccactgttatcatcatcatcagaacaACCTTCACCCAAGCCATTAcgagcaccaccatcaccaccgccattactatcaccacccaGGAGAATAACAAGAGCAGTAATACTcgtaccaccaccgccatcactaccaaaatcgctatcaccaccagcaccaccgccaccaccacttccctcaGGTGCCCCACGATGTTTGGAGACTCAGCTCACATATAAAAGAGGCATTAGAATAGTATGGTGAGTACTTTAATCATACTTTGAAACTCTGCAGGTGGGTCTGAGGTTCGTGTGTTTGGAATGACAATACTAATCTAAAACTCATATAAAcctgaaataaaaacagaatggAAATTAATTAAGTCACTGCTGAATCAATTACAAGGTTAGTACAATGTGAAAgtctacctaattccatttttatttttatttttattaacctcttcagtactgagacacattttttgtaccttgattttttgggtataattagatgattttatttacatcacgaagggtttatggagggcagaagattaatggccactgttttcactatttttaatcccacatgattttctgaaactgtataaaattgttaaatagtaaccagaatgaacaggGAATCGCGTCcagatactgaaggggttaacaacgtAAAGAATACAATAACACAGGAGAAGGAGCAAAATGTCAATAGGCCTTCATGCGACAGCTTCTGCATGAAACTTACCAACCTATATTCACCCATCCATGATTTTTATAAAGTTCACTACTGACTTggtattgagagagaaagagcaagaacCATTTTCTACTCTATTTATAAGcgtcaacatttttctttcgtatGTATACTGGCTAGCCTCTTTAAGTatactgaaaataaacaaagataaagagaaaaagaaaaaaaatgtcagttcgCCTTCAACTCTCAAATATCTCATTAGACTCTGCGCACCTGCTGAGACACAGAGGCACGTAATGGGAGGGGCGAGGCATTCGGGTCACCTGTGAAGGAGTGGCACGCCGCTCATCTTCGCAGGAGGCATGCAGGCCGCAGCGCTGCCAGCAACATCATAATTTTGCGCGCACTGCGGGACTACGAATGAGAGGCACGGCATgggccttctcctcctcctccatgccctGAAGGATTCCCCGTGGTTATACCACgctatattagagagagagagagagagagagagagagagagagagagagtggggcgtTGGTGAGGCACAGCAGGTTACAAAGAGTTAGTCACCCCAGAAAGCCTGGTCATTTATTTAGCCAACAACCAGCTTAGACATTCGtttattcgttcattcattcactagCTTGGAAGGCGAATTCCTTAGGACCTCCGAGTACAACCGAGGtagctgatggtgatggtggtaacacTAGTGCTGCCGCCGCCGATGCTGCTACACTTCATACATATTATTATTCAGTCGGTGATTTACTTCTTAGTTTTGTAtacctattttctctttttaagtacatttttttgttgtaaCGTATAACTTGCAGTTTTCCATTTCGTTGAAACCTCTTGTTTTCTTAGTCGAGTTGGAAACCAACAAAGACATGGTATCTAACTATTATTGTCCGAGTACTTAACGAGCAGTTTGCCGAGGGTGGTCCGCTGTCTATGGGTTCAGAACCTATTCTGTGGATATTCAGGGTT
The window above is part of the Portunus trituberculatus isolate SZX2019 chromosome 38, ASM1759143v1, whole genome shotgun sequence genome. Proteins encoded here:
- the LOC123515195 gene encoding protein sax-3-like → MDTGALVLLLLLLRLVGAASSAEGPPVLREHPSSVVVPRNGPATLNCAASDGARIRWFRDGEEVTTSRQDPRAHRAILPSGSLFFLRVTSTRKETDAGTYWCTAANRYGATRSRNATLTVATLATDFQSVAEPEMKARVGDTVSLPCRPPRGIPRPEVTWLRDGRQVSDSRRVIVTEEGDLVISQAVEKDSAVYVCRARNAAGSRQSTPTVLSIMTPPWFKERPTNVTATSGVVVELACRVQGSPLPVITWRRLDGKMPIERATLEEQRLLLQEVAVTDSGVYVCEAESEAGRVSAKVTLTVVDAPELTQRPQHLQVMAGEDARISCRVEGEPHPMVVWRLPTLDKAALLVPGQSSGRASVTKDGHTLQLRQAATEDSGTYYCWGVSSGGGVSGWAEMVVVLALPPPVVGVGPQDQKVAPGGTVTFRCEVVSEAAEARVTWHYRADTHLPVNTISQGADPRFSLPDNGALIIKDVRPDDAGVYSCHVEALTGSAEQSAALRVSEDAGDSEPLPLLPAPPTKPRVVDVNQTAVQLSWLPNSQEGGEWAQWYSVEYWRRGWPEWRVADAVTTQESCVVDQLVPGHTYTFLVRAVSSRGASFPSPWSEPVTARPRRESGLDAEQLRQARRRLSRPVVALSRASATAPDSVLLNWEFLSTADGAVEGVLVYSVREGGGVQVATVLGASSSSHVVHDLQPFTPYTFFVVPFWRSVEGTPSNSYSLTTPEDVPLEAPSNVRVARRQEGSVLIQWKGVEGAAVRGQLHGYRVTLSHNGSQSTQTVASPWLEATGLLAGRLYTVKVAALNGAGLGPFSDPVLLDTRSTDEALAAEDGAGSVLYAPPQPAWLAYLLVPLVLVLFLVTLWYVRRLRHKAPPSNPPHAPSLYEDPSLCPDHHSLNLYSEHKLWRPTENEKNASLSSKRLLRPDHLANEYAEPRVQLINDATEPYATTALLAPHSPILKQGTPWRHHSDDSGVQVNWAAILPPPPSCPPPLDLGDFSSCCHQYRPPRHYTSTAQEQLDEVHYEHPEPRRPYIRVTLRDRPTDLVTFSSLDSRSSIRSSLCSSHTPHPAPSRHTNTR